Below is a window of Halomicrobium mukohataei DSM 12286 DNA.
GGTCATGGGACGGCCTACGGCCGGAGCCCCGAAAGCGGTTGTGGGCGGCGTCGGCGGCGCACATAAATCGGCCTCGCAATCGAGGCACAACGCCGAGGCCGGTCCCCGGCGTACCGCTCGACATGCAACGAGCCACGAGAGCATCCACAGAGCCGCTGTCGGTGCTCCCCGAGTCAGCCGTCGTCGGAACGGAGGACCACGAGAACGCGCCAGCGATCGTCGTCCGCGCGGACGCCGTCGAGTCGGTCCTCTCGACGCTGAAGACGGAGGCGGGCTACGACCACTGCGCCTGCGTCACGGCACAGGAGTACGGCGATCGCTTCGAGACGATCTATCACCTCCGGACGTACGACGACCCGACCGACGAACTCTCGGTGGTCGTCCCGACGTTGCACGACGACCCCCACTCCGAGAGCGGGGCGGGCGTCTACGAAACGGCGGCGTGGCACGAGCGCGAAGCGTACGATCTGCTCGGCATTACCTACGAAGGACATCCGGATCTGCGACGGATTCTACTGCCCGAGACCTGGCAGGGCCATCCGCTCCGGGAGTCGTACAACCAGGACAAGCCACAGATCGTCCCGTTTCGCGAACACGAGCGCATTCTGGAGGACCGCCGTTCCGGACCGGACACGATGCACCTCAACATGGGGCCACACCACCCCTCGACCCACGGCGTCTTGCACCTGCGCGTGACGCTCGACGGCGAGACCGTCGCGGACGTAACTCCCGAGATCGGGTTCATCCACCGCTGTGAAGAGCAGCTGTGTCAGCAGGGAACTTACCGCCACCAGATCATGCCCTACCCCGACCGGTGGGACTGGAGCGGTGCCGGGCTGCTCAACGAGTGGGCCTACGCGCGCGCCGCGGAGGACCTGATCGGCGTCGACGTGCCCGAGTACGCGCAGGTGATCAGGACGATGAGCGCGGAGCTGTCGCGGATCCTCTCGCACTTCCTGGCGATCGCGGCCTACGGGCTGGACGTGATCTCGGAGTTCACCGCCGTGTTCCAGTACGGCATCCGCGACCGAGAGATCGTCCAGGACATCCTGGAAGACCTCACCGGCCAGCGGCTGATGTTCAACTACTTCCGGCTGGGCGGCGTCGCCTGGGACCTGCCCGAGCCCCGCGAGACGTTCTGCGAGACCGTTCGGTCGTTCCTCGACGACCTGCCCCAGAAGCTCGAAGAGTACCACGACCTGCTCACCGGCAACGAGATCCTCCAGATGCGGACCGTCGACACCGGCGTGCTCCCACCAGAGACGGCCAAGGCATACGGCTGTACGGGGCCGGTCGCGCGTGGCTCCGGCGTCGATTGCGACCTGCGCCGGGACGATCCGTACGGCTACTACGACGAACTCGACTGGGACGTGGTCACCGAAGACGGATGTGACAACTTCTCGCGTGTGCTCGTGCGCCTGCGCGAGATCGAGGAGTCGGCCAAGATCATCGAGCAGTGTGTCGACCTGCTCGAAGAGTGGCCCGAAGACGACCGCACGATTCAGGGCAACGTCCCCAGAACCGTCCGCCCCGACCGCGACGCCGAGATCTATCGGGCAGTCGAGGCCGCCAAGGGGGAACTGGGCATCTACATCCGCTCGGACGGCACCGACACACCAGCACGGTTCAAGATCAGAGGCCCCTCGTTCTCGAACCTCCAATCACTCCCGGAGATGGCAGAAGGCGAGTACATCCCCGATCTGGTCGCCTCCATCGGAAGCCTCGACACGATCATGGGCGAAGTCGACCGGTGAGAGTCCGCGGCAGTCGGCTCGTGCCGCTGCACTCGAACAGTCGGTCGTCGATCACGCCCGCCCGTCGCAACACGCCCAGTCGCACGCCGTTCGGCACCCGGTCGGGTACCGCCAAGTCGGCCGCGTCCAGCAGTTTCTGGAACTTCCGGGACTGGCCGGCCACTTTGCCCGCCAAACTCCCACCGCCGCTCGCCGCCGCCGGCAGGATCGTCCCCGCGCTGTAGCCGAGCGACCACCCCGCCGCGAACTCTGCAAAGTACTGCTCACCCCTGTCGAACGGGTTCCGGTCGGCCTGTTGCTCCCGTATCTGCTGGGCCATCATCGCCGGAATCTGGGCGAGGATCTCCGGCCGTTCGAGGATGGCCTCGCCGAGCTGGACCATCTGGTCGACGAAGCCCAGCGGACACACAGGTTTTGTATCCATAGCACGTACCGGAGAGCGATGAGTGAACCACAGACTGCCACGGTTGCCGGTGGCTGTTTCTGGTGTACCGAGGC
It encodes the following:
- a CDS encoding NADH-quinone oxidoreductase subunit D, which translates into the protein MQRATRASTEPLSVLPESAVVGTEDHENAPAIVVRADAVESVLSTLKTEAGYDHCACVTAQEYGDRFETIYHLRTYDDPTDELSVVVPTLHDDPHSESGAGVYETAAWHEREAYDLLGITYEGHPDLRRILLPETWQGHPLRESYNQDKPQIVPFREHERILEDRRSGPDTMHLNMGPHHPSTHGVLHLRVTLDGETVADVTPEIGFIHRCEEQLCQQGTYRHQIMPYPDRWDWSGAGLLNEWAYARAAEDLIGVDVPEYAQVIRTMSAELSRILSHFLAIAAYGLDVISEFTAVFQYGIRDREIVQDILEDLTGQRLMFNYFRLGGVAWDLPEPRETFCETVRSFLDDLPQKLEEYHDLLTGNEILQMRTVDTGVLPPETAKAYGCTGPVARGSGVDCDLRRDDPYGYYDELDWDVVTEDGCDNFSRVLVRLREIEESAKIIEQCVDLLEEWPEDDRTIQGNVPRTVRPDRDAEIYRAVEAAKGELGIYIRSDGTDTPARFKIRGPSFSNLQSLPEMAEGEYIPDLVASIGSLDTIMGEVDR